The Malus domestica chromosome 10, GDT2T_hap1 nucleotide sequence CCCAATACTGTAGCTAGGCACAATTATGTTTTCATCCTAATTAGGGAAGAAGAGCGTTGCTCCTCGCACCCAAAAATTTGATCATCATACTCAGCAATTTCACAGGCCTGGAACTCCACGCTGCTGACATATCGAAGCTGGCCAACATGCTTGATGTAGATTTCCAAAGAGAATGACCACCAAACGATGATCTCCCTACTGAACGTGCCGTCTTCGTTGCCAGTCGAGTCGTCAAAGCCGGAGAGTGCGTTTCTGGATGCACAGACGAAGTCGGAGATGTAGGTGTTGAGAAAGCAGGAAGCAAAAGAGGAAGCCGGAGGAGAAGAAAAGTTGGGACTGAATGATTCCCAAGCAGAGAAGCAGCCAgcatgaagaaagagagaacgGAGACGAACGTGAATGTGAATGTAAATCTGAACATGAGCAAAGGACAAACGGAGCTGCGCTACCCGATTCAACAATCAGGTCAATACCCGTTCCCGCCAGTTTAGTGAAAGGAAATAGCCGCACTCCGCAGTTGGGAAGTCAGTAGCATGGAATTCTAACGGGTAAGGGAGGGGGCCTCGTGCTGACTACATCAGCAGTTTACAAACAAATTGACGGACAAGCAAACAATGTCTAACATTGCAACGAATTTATAAGTTGATGTTTGACATTTCAATATTCAAAAGATACGGTATGTATTTGCTATGTGACCCAAAGTTGAGCTGGTAAAAGTAATttgttaatctcagtttactactctGAAGTttagtggttttcaacatttggtacatgaagtttttttcatcccagagtcatacctcaagtcttaattttgggacagtttcatacatcagTTAAGTTTTCTGTCAGAACCTCCGTTAACTGATGGTGTGGCGCCTACATAGACAATGACTTGGCGCCACGTGTCAATTTGGAcccacataaatattaaaaaattaaaaacttaaaaaaaattaaaaaaattaacttttttGGGCATCCTTCCCCCCTCCTTCCCGACCCATTACCTtattctccctcccttctcttccACACACCCACCCATCTACCCCACTCCCTCCCCCTCCCTTCTATCCTTAGCACCCACCCAAGTACCTACCCCAACCTTTGTATGGTACCAACCCCTACCCTAGCTATCAGTccccaaaacaatattttttttttctgggccGCTCCTCACCCCCACGACcccctccctcccttctttcctttctctcctttgcACACACCTCGTGGACCCAGAGATCTGGATCGTCGGAGACGTAGTCGGGGCTGCTGACACTACTGGCTCACTCCTTTGTCGACACTTCTTCTTGTGATGAATATCGCAGAGGGTGCGTTTAATGGATCTAAGCCTGGTGAAGAGCGACGCCCCTATGGGTGGGATGATTGGATTGCTGGAGTTTGGGGGTGGAGCAGTGGATTCTAGCGAGGGAGGGGGCGGTTGTTAACCTGAGCGAGGGAGGGGGGCGGTTGTTAACCTGAGCGAGGAATGAGGGAAGATGCGCTGGAGGAGAGACCTGATCTGGGACTTGGGCTAGTGGATAAGTGGCGGTGGGTTAGAGAAGAGGTCGTGGGCGGGAGAGCCGGTGAGCTTCTAAACAACGTCGCAGAAGTGGGAGAGAGacaaaggaagaaaggaagaggaaggaaaaaaaattgaatttttaactttttatttttttttaattttttaatatttaagagaGTCCAAATTGACACATGGCGTCAAGTCATTGTCTATGTAGacgccacgtcatcagttaatggAGGTTCTgacggaaaacttaacggatgtacGAAACTGTCTCAAAATTaaaacttgaggtatgactctgggatgaaaaaaacttcatgaaccaaatgttgaaaaccacgaaacatcagggtagtaaactgagattaaccatttttttttttaatgtttaaaatttggGTGAAGAAGTTGGTCATGCCATGTCATCATTTAACGACCAAATTAGGATTTGATTTTTGTTCTTGTTCCTGCTCTAACCtcatttatagattttatttttagtttttctaaTCAACCTAGATAACAAGTTAATTGAATTTATCTACTTATATGAcaaattcttttttataatcaaTATGTATCACAATTAATGTGTTTCGCTTGTAGGTATAtctgtttttgtattttttagttaggtttcaCATCCCGCGTATAGGTattatacattcatatatttgttacttgAATTAGGATCATATGTTCTCTAGATTAATTTATGttaatatattaattctttGTTAAAATATCATAagtagatttttttttgtttttgaagagaAACGATAATAATAAGTAGATTTATTGGATCTcaaaaaatgcatgaaattagaaaactTTTATTTATCTctaatatttttaaaactataaataaatataacagaaaaaaaaaagtgaaaaaattaATACTGAATTTAACCTAATAATCATGCTAATTTTTTTGGCCCAAAACTTAATGCACAACTTTTAAGTGTGGTCATCTAGTACTATGGTTTAATAGTacttctcttcacttgtaagtagaGGTCTTATGTGCGATTCTTGTCATTgacaaatttgaatcatattattgttagccaAATATAAGGCTAGGTCGACCATcttcctcttcatttagataatatcgtttatttaaaaaaaaaaaaaaaaaaaaaaaaaaaagcttttagATGTGCATAGCAAGAAGCATCATTTATCCATTAGAAGGCCCTTTCTAATTCAAATCCTTTTTTATTAGACAAATCCACAAGCCCACAGAGAAAACTTGCACAACGGGCAGCCTCTAACCCCGTCCCGTTTGCTTCATAACTTATCCACCCAATAGTTGGACGCCACGTACCCAATTCCACAACGGACGCTGCTGCCTCCGTTTGCTTGGAAACCACACTAGCTAAAGGCGGTTCCTCCTTTAGCAGCCAGATATAAATACAACACCCCATCGCTCTCTCTGCGAATAAGCTTTCGACTTGCTTTCTTCGCGATCAGAGGTACGTGCAGGTTCTGAATCTTCGCTTTTTATTCAATCTTTTATCACCTAATATTAATCTTAATTGTTTTGCCAGAAAtctttacttttcttttcttaatttttcgaATCAGAAATGTTTTTGCTGTGATCATTAGCATCTTTACTGAAATAAATCTACGTTTAGCTtaattttgaattgttaatatTTCTGCCCTGATTGTTTTACCCGTTGTTGTACGGTGGACTGGTATGTTTTCCGGTGGTAGTTTCACCGTGGCATTTCGTCAAACACTTGGTGTGCGGTTTCTGTATTCATAATTGTGTAGCTCAAACATACTTTCCTCATATTTTATGTGGTAAATTTTGTGCAATTATTATGTTTTGTAATCAGACAATCAATATGGACCGTAAATTCAACAAAAATACTGTCTGATGTTATGATATCATGGGTATTGGTTTTTAAGTAATCTTAATTATGTGATCGGTGAGGGAAAATGATTGTGCTTGATCTGAATAAGTTGAAGAACTCTTTGCCTTTACATGGACGTGCTccttttttaaaaatttgggaAAGAGATGTCCCTGCTGCACAGATGTGATTGTAGAGGTTGTGGGATATTTGGGgtctaaaacaataatcaaccTTTGAATCTCATATTAGTGCGAGCGTAAGAAGATAAAACGAACTAGCCCACAGAAAAAGTTAACTTTTTGGAAGCTTTTATTTTACATTGGTCATTAGAGAGAGACATATAACTCGAGTGGTAGCAATTAGGGTTCTGAGGCCATCTGTGAATGCTTTCGTGGTACTTTTATATTCTTATGTAATATTTACTTGAAATTTGTTTGTTCCTAATTTATTTCCCCCCCACATTTATCTGTTGTTTGCACAAAATATCAATACATTCTTTCCAAATTGTTTGTTATGCCAATATATGGATCCAGCTGCTCTGATTCTGATTGGTTACAACTGAAAAGTTTGAATCAGTGTGCTTTCTGTTTGTATTTCGTTCTGTCTTGTATGTTTCTGGCACATAATTATGAACCAGTTATTGCATTTATGGTGTGCTTTTAAGAATTGATTGGCGTTGGTTCTGCTTCAGTTTTCTACCCTGAATATTGATGGTATAACTGAATTTGTTGAAGTGACTTGCTATGACTAGTCCTTGGATTTAGTTTGAAATGGATCGGTTTgcattattttgaatttgaagGCCATCTGTCGTCTGTCTAGATCTTTTATAACGAATGACTAGCGTATCAGGTGCTACTGACAATGGAATCACAGAAAACTCAACATGAGCCATCACCGGCTGCTGCAAACCCAGCCGCCACTTCATGTCGAAAGAAGAAGAACGAACAAGCCACTTTCTTGGAGGATTTGAAGGATCATATTGATGATTTTGTAAATGCATCTATGGATGAACACAAAACTTGCTTCAAGAAGACCATGAACAAGGTTTGTTCCCAGTTCAAATTTAATGCTAATACAACCTATCTGCAACTTTTTTCGTTGCTCAATCGGTTTGCTTCTGTTTCTGATTCAATAATTTGCATTTGTTTTCAGATGTTTGGAATGTCAAAGATCGTCTCTAAGAGGAGTGCTGACACCAAGGAAGTTGAGAGTACTCTGCCCCTTCAAACCACAGTGGCAAAATAGGACATCTTCTCTTGCGTATTATAGGCATATATCTTGAGAACCAAACTTTGCTCCTGGCCTTAACCAATTAGATTTTTGTGATGTGTAATTTGTTAAAATTGTGGTACTGCACTGTCATTTTTACCAGTACGAAAACTTGAGTTTGTAGGTTAAGTGGCGACTATTATGAACTCGATTACATAGTGTCAACAACGATGTTACTTCTCGTGATTTACTCTTTTGCTATTCGGGTAGTTTTTAGTATGTAGTATGAGATTGCACAGGAGTGCATTTGTATAGCGAACTATGGTTTTGGTCCTTATAATTCGGACGAAGTTCCATATTTGTTCTATTAGTTTCAGTTACCGCAATTTAAACTCCATGGTTTACGTACTGTTGTACCTCAAGGACAAAGGCACAACTccaattattttaattgaattagcATGTAAGGGTCGATTGAACCTGTTGGAGGTGTGGAATCCCCATGCACCTGCTTGGCTTGACGTGCTAATTACTTTGAAATAGTGACGAAACAAACCCAATGTTCTTGAATTGCAGCACGTATAAACCAAGTGATCTAATTGCGATGAGTGAAAAATGGAACTTCACACAAGCTACAAGGACCAAACTCATACCATTTGTAAGCTGTGCTTCGGGGAAGTTTTGGTCTATGGTTGGCCTCTATGGTGTTGGATGTCAGTTGTTCGAGTCCGCTTGCCTTCAAACACAAGCAGACACTAGATATTGTGGACAACCCTGAGGGCCGAGACCCGTCGATGTTTTGAATCTCCGTCAATATAGCTTTGGCTGATTCAGGTAAGGACAAAAACATCACTTGATCTCTAATTCAAGTAAGAACTACATCAAATGGTCCAAATGGTTAATTTAGGTCAATTGGTTTTCAAGGCTCGTGAAACTTGTAATGGAACGAGAACAACATCTGACCAATTGTGATTATAAATATACGAGGCAAATAATTATCTCATTGGTTGTAATTCTAAAATGTCTCCTTGAATCCAATCATTTCAGTTTATTTTAATCTATgcaaaaaattaactaaaatcGGAATGGTCTAGCTATCTAATGTTATCCAATAAATAGATGGACAATGTTTCTCACTCAAACACTGAAATTGTGATAACGTTAATTAAATGGTTAaacgattttttttatttagttgaCCTTTGCAGACTTAATCCTTAAAGAGTGATCTAAAAGTAGACAGTTTCCATCATTAAGCAACATTGTAGAGTAAGAGAAAAACTGAAAAGATAAAAATGAGAAAGTTGAAGTGAAAAATTTGCTAGCGTCCCCATATATCAATGTCAGTGAAATAATAGAAATGTATTTTAAtggaaacacatatatgaagcttttgtataatatatatatatatatatatatatatatatatatatgtgtgtgtgtgtgtgtgtgtgtgtgtgtgtgaagctTTAGGGCCTATTCATtaacattttgaaaaaaaaaatcgttttATGAATACAAAAAGGAGTGAAAAATGTGTTTGGCATTatattttgtgaaaataaaCTCAGAAAATAATAGAACATCAAATtgatgtttcaattttttttttttaagaaaaatattatacAATAAAGTatacattattaaaaaaaaaatagagttttgattaaaaaaaattcctataGGTATGCCACCATTATCGTCATTATTGCCACCACTACCACAACATCCTTCATGGTCTAACCACCATCACTATCAACGCCACCATCTTTGACACTACTACCTCCCACCACCATCATATTATCCACTGTCATCACTCCTGCCCCCATGGGCATCACCACCTCCACCATCTCACCGTTGCGGCCAccgccaccatcaccaccaccttcTACCACCATCACCTCACTCTCCACCATATTTACCCTCACCATGGCCTCCATCAATTCCACCATCTCTACCACCATCATCCCGGCCACCATCTATCAACCACCATATTCACAATCATCCTTCATAATCACTGTTAACACAACTATTATTTGCCACTATTGTACCCaacaccgccaccaccaccaccatcacttcaTCCACCATTGCCCCTTACCACACTATTGCCACCTCCTATATTCCTCCACTACTAAATCTCCATTGTCACCACTACTACCACCACACCAACTACTATTGCTACCAACATCACTTTCATCGTCTCAACCACCATCACTATTAAACACGAATTTATATTGTTTTGACATTTTTTATATTAGTTCCAAACACGATTTcaatgttttcattttttaaaatcattCTTGGATTAAACTATCAGACTCATTCTCATATCATAGAAATGCAAAATTgtatttgttgtttttgttttacaaaatagCTCCTCAAAAATTGTTTTGTAAACCGATACTGGACGAACccttagtgtttttttttttttttttgctataagaAGAATGTACCAAATAGTAGATCTTTGAGGGAAAAACCGCTTGTGAAAAAAACCCTAGTGCTTCAATTGTGAGAAAACCCTAGTGCACCCACTCCCTTTAGGTCTGTGGGAAAGCGGTAACCCTCCCCTTCGCTCTTGCTTCCTCCATGCTTCCCACTTGCTtacttctctccctttctcgTCATCTCTCCCatatcttcctctttcttctctctcttgccTTCTTTCCTTACTGGTTATACTACTTCATCTTTCACTAATGGTAACTTGCCCCATCTTTCCAAATATGGTGGCATGGCCCATTTATCCACTGATGGTGGGTCGCCTCAATTACCGATTTTTGGTGATGGTGGGCTTAAGATCGACCTATATTGGGCTTTTGATCCGTCTCCTTTCAGTTTTTCGCTCATCTATTGGAGATTTTCGTTATACTGCACCAAATCCAAATTAGCCCCAAAGACATATAAAATCCCTAATCTTTACACATTACTAAGCATAACTGCTAGAACGACGAAGGGACAGCGGTCACGCAAAGGCAAATACGATCGTTGGAAACATTGGGCGGCGAAGAAGACGTCACACAAAGCTTGTGACATCAGACATTGCACGACGAAGGAAAGTGCTTTGTTGCATGAAATGAATGTTACGCGACGGATTTGGTGGTCTCTGCTCGAAACAAAGAGCGAAGTATGAGTGTTCGTTGCGCATGATACTTTGAGCGACGAAACTAGGGTTCGACCACTAGACCCTTGCACGACGGACATAAGTTGCAGtaagattttaaaattaattttttttaaattaattttattgttgtagacttatttgattgaacgatcttaggttttagagagagagaggaccggCGGCaattagagagaaatgagagagtgatttaattgtgatgtgtgtttgtatcaccccattgtgcctttatttataatagtatgataagtaaaaacctttccctttaggattacaacatataataggtaatcaactcctaataagaatataagatacattctcatatatactaggatttacacaatcatattcctattctaaatatgactacaacactccctcttgagtgtgtaaatactcaacaaactaTCGTACAAGATCTTTGgcagataaggtagaatagttgatgaagttatCAGCACAACGGGTGAacgcgagtctcaaatttaagaaagtatgcatttgtagtaaaactcacaaaacctcgctgtGGTAAAACTCAAGGCATagggaaaacccatagactaaggagaaaagtgagaaaaatacataatgtctaaaacaaatgtcaaacagaacgaaagta carries:
- the LOC103440402 gene encoding uncharacterized protein; its protein translation is MESQKTQHEPSPAAANPAATSCRKKKNEQATFLEDLKDHIDDFVNASMDEHKTCFKKTMNKMFGMSKIVSKRSADTKEVESTLPLQTTVAK